One region of Primulina tabacum isolate GXHZ01 chromosome 1, ASM2559414v2, whole genome shotgun sequence genomic DNA includes:
- the LOC142553563 gene encoding transcription factor bHLH14-like, with protein MDDDFILSSQSLSSPILEQQPSALQKKLQYILQNELGGWVYAIFWQSSRDEHNGRIFLTWGDGHFQGTKQRFAKSGSHQPERKKIMKGIQALIADSTGPVDGDVTDAEWLYVMSLAQSFSLGDGVVGKSFHSGCLVWLSGENQLRFYNCQRAKEAQIHGMQTMVCIPTSNGVVELGSDAIINQNWSLVQQVKSIFESSSSCPADHNTSSKGAQFVEKIISFADVAAVADFQEDDEAKNCSTKVLPNKQEANMDKTRINKSELPFSYLHDSDNSDSISDCHFFLETSINVETKRSSTNTPSKKRGRKPSVGHDVPLNHVEAERQRREKLNHRFYALRSVVPNVSRMDKASLLSDAVSYINELKSKIEELQRETKKVKFETADAMDNQSTCTTSVDQIRSTTSTINSTPLEVEVKIVGGDAMIRVQSENANHPATRLMNAIRELELHVHHASMSCVNDLMLQDVVVMVPDGFRCEDALKNALVMRLEQ; from the coding sequence ATGGATGATGACTTTATCTTATCCTCCCAATCTTTGTCTTCTCCCATACTTGAACAACAGCCTTCTGCCCTTCAAAAGAAGCTTCAATACATACTACAAAACGAGCTCGGTGGTTGGGTGTACGCCATATTCTGGCAGAGCTCCAGAGATGAGCATAATGGCCGCATTTTTCTCACCTGGGGAGATGGTCATTTTCAGGGGACCAAGCAAAGGTTTGCTAAATCTGGATCTCATCAGCCTGAGAGAAAGAAAATCATGAAAGGAATTCAGGCTCTCATTGCTGATTCCACGGGTCCCGTGGACGGTGATGTCACGGATGCTGAGTGGCTCTATGTTATGTCCCTCGCTCAGTCCTTCTCCCTCGGTGATGGCGTCGTCGGCAAGTCCTTTCATTCTGGGTGTCTGGTCTGGTTGAGCGGTGAGAATCAGCTCAGGTTTTACAACTGTCAACGAGCAAAAGAAGCGCAGATCCATGGGATGCAAACCATGGTCTGTATCCCTACTTCGAATGGTGTCGTTGAGTTGGGATCTGATGCTATCATCAACCAAAACTGGAGCTTAGTTCAACAGGTGAAATCGATCTTCGAATCTTCTTCTTCATGTCCTGCCGATCACAACACCAGCTCCAAGGGTGCGCAGTTCGTAGAGAAAATCATTTCATTTGCAGATGTCGCGGCGGTCGCTGATTTTCAGGAAGACGACGAAGCAAAGAACTGCTCTACAAAAGTGTTGCCAAACAAACAAGAAGCCAATATGGACAAAACACGGATCAACAAATCTGAGCTACCTTTCTCTTATCTGCATGATTCGGACAACTCAGATTCAATTTCCGATTGTCATTTTTTTCTAGAGACTAGCATTAACGTTGAAACCAAGAGAAGTAGTACTAATACTCCATCGAAGAAGAGGGGTAGAAAGCCAAGCGTGGGGCACGACGTGCCACTGAACCACGTGGAAGCGGAGCGGCAGAGGAGGGAGAAGCTGAACCACCGCTTCTACGCCCTCCGCTCGGTGGTTCCTAACGTGTCGAGGATGGACAAGGCCTCACTGTTGTCCGATGCAGTTTCCTACATCAACGAGCTCAAGTCCAAAATAGAAGAGCTTCAACGAGAAACCAAGAAAGTGAAATTCGAAACAGCAGATGCAATGGATAACCAGAGCACCTGCACCACATCAGTGGATCAAATCAGGTCCACCACCAGTACCATCAATTCTACACCCCTCGAAGTTGAAGTGAAGATTGTTGGGGGTGATGCGATGATCAGGGTCCAGTCCGAGAACGCAAATCACCCGGCCACAAGGTTGATGAACGCCATTAGAGAGCTGGAACTACATGTCCACCATGCCAGCATGTCGTGCGTGAATGATTTGATGCTTCAAGATGTTGTCGTTATGGTTCCTGATGGATTCAGATGCGAGGATGCGTTGAAAAACGCTCTTGTTATGAGATTGGAGCAGTAA
- the LOC142553554 gene encoding uncharacterized protein LOC142553554 — protein sequence MWPRCNIEKPHFSLRRLIVITGNLRQSHMKSAGSPETPPTTQRHRPQQRRFLSLAFQKVATPTRFGILLFLSFILGYLWHSQPLLSQSAADLLDHSKFLPDTCGNPVPAENIRQTIIDRVFNHTSPWEGFPPKHVSSGGLILEEWTKGWGSNMPVFEHLIEKVKPKTIIEVGTFLGASAIHMVGLTRKLGLDTQIVCIDDFRGWPGYYDEGKGMRMVNGDVMMLYQFMQNVVRENASDSIMFLPFSTNTALGGLCDWGVYGDLVEVDAAHDFHSAWVDINNAYKVLKPGGIIFGHDIVWVGVRKAVNIFARLHGLKVAIDGEHWVLY from the coding sequence ATGTGGCCTCGGTGTAACATCGAAAAGCCCCACTTTTCGCTCCGTAGACTAATCGTAATAACAGGCAATCTAAGGCAGAGCCATATGAAATCTGCGGGTTCGCCGGAGACACCTCCAACAACCCAACGTCACCGGCCACAACAGAGAAGGTTTTTGAGTCTCGCCTTCCAGAAGGTCGCCACACCCACCAGATTCGGTATCCTCCTCTTCTTATCCTTCATCCTCGGTTATTTATGGCATTCACAACCACTCCTGTCCCAATCTGCCGCAGATTTACTCGACCACAGCAAATTCTTGCCAGACACGTGCGGGAACCCAGTTCCGGCAGAAAACATCCGGCAAACAATCATCGACCGAGTTTTCAATCACACCTCGCCCTGGGAAGGGTTCCCCCCCAAGCACGTTAGCTCCGGTGGGCTGATCTTGGAAGAGTGGACCAAAGGATGGGGCTCAAACATGCCGGTTTTCGAGCATTTGATCGAGAAGGTGAAGCCCAAGACCATCATAGAAGTGGGCACGTTTCTCGGAGCATCCGCGATTCACATGGTGGGGCTGACTCGGAAATTGGGCCTGGACACTCAGATAGTGTGCATCGACGATTTCAGGGGGTGGCCTGGATACTACGACGAGGGAAAAGGGATGAGGATGGTGAACGGGGACGTTATGATGTTGTACCAGTTTATGCAGAACGTGGTGCGAGAGAACGCCTCCGATTCAATCATGTTCCTGCCGTTCTCGACAAACACCGCTCTGGGTGGTCTGTGCGACTGGGGCGTGTACGGTGACCTGGTGGAGGTGGATGCTGCGCACGACTTCCACTCGGCGTGGGTGGACATCAACAACGCCTACAAGGTGTTGAAGCCTGGTGGGATTATATTTGGGCACGACATTGTGTGGGTTGGTGTTCGAAAGGCCGTGAATATATTCGCCCGACTCCACGGCTTGAAAGTTGCGATCGACGGTGAGCACTGGGTTCTTTACTGA